Below is a genomic region from Candidatus Poribacteria bacterium.
AACTGTGCAATCGCTTGTAGACGCCACCGGCGGACACTTTCAAACACGCCGTGTACGTGCTCCCCTCGAAAACGAGGTCGATGCCCAATTCGGTATCCTCTCTGATGGAGAGACCGCCGTTATTGAGATGGCATCCGCCTCTGGTCTCACACTCGTCAAACCGCACGAACGGAATCCACTTCGGACCACGACCTACGGCACTGGAGAACTGATTCACACCGCTCTGGAAGCGGGGTGCAGACGTTTAATCATCGGTATCGGTGGAAGTGCAACAAACGATGGTGGTGCTGGAATGGCGGAGGCACTCGGTGTTCGATTGTTGGACACAAACGGAAAACAGATTCAACGCGGTGGTGGAAGTCTTGGGCAATTAGCATCAATAGATGTAACCAACTTACATCCTGCTATTGCCGAAACCGAAACCGTTGTCGCCTGTGATGTTAACAATCCATTGACTGGACCAGACGGGGCATCACACGTCTATGGACCGCAGAAGGGGGCGACCCCTGAAATGATTGAAACGTTAGATGGGCATCTTGCACATTTTGACGAGGTCTTGATGCAGACGCTCGGAAAATCCTTTAATGATATTCCCGGTGCGGGCGCAGCCGGTGGATTAGGCGCAGGATTGATGGCGTTCCTCAATGCCGAACTGCGGCTCGGTGTGGACATTATGATTGATGCCGTGAATCTCAAGGAACGGGTAAAAGGGGCGACCGTCGTTTTCACCGGAGAAGGACAACTGGACTTTCAGACAGCGTTCGGGAAAACGCCTGTCGGTGTTGCGAAGGTCGCGAAAGCATACGGGATTCCCGTTATAGCCATTGCGGGTGGTATCGCTGAAGGTGCCGAAGCCGTTTATGATGCCGGTATTGATGCGATGTTAGGCATTGTCCAAGAACCGATGTCCCTTGAAGATGCCGTTACAGACGCGTCGCG
It encodes:
- a CDS encoding glycerate kinase, whose product is MKIVVAPDSFKGSVSALEAANAMEQGLRRVFPDAVIEKIPMADGGEGTVQSLVDATGGHFQTRRVRAPLENEVDAQFGILSDGETAVIEMASASGLTLVKPHERNPLRTTTYGTGELIHTALEAGCRRLIIGIGGSATNDGGAGMAEALGVRLLDTNGKQIQRGGGSLGQLASIDVTNLHPAIAETETVVACDVNNPLTGPDGASHVYGPQKGATPEMIETLDGHLAHFDEVLMQTLGKSFNDIPGAGAAGGLGAGLMAFLNAELRLGVDIMIDAVNLKERVKGATVVFTGEGQLDFQTAFGKTPVGVAKVAKAYGIPVIAIAGGIAEGAEAVYDAGIDAMLGIVQEPMSLEDAVTDASRLIADTAEQAARLVAIGTGMPK